Below is a window of Lacibacter sp. H407 DNA.
GTCTTTACCAAATTATAAATGGTTACGGTTTCTTTTGGGAAGCCGCAAACCAAACCTGCCACCCAGCCATCGGCTCCCAAACACAATTCTTCCACTGCCAATGTATCAACACCACAAAGAATTTTTAAACGTGTACCAAAACGATTGATCAATCGAGTAACATTGGTTACATCTCTTGTGCTTTCTTTCACAGCGGTGATGTTGCTGCACTCGATCAGTTCTTCAAACATGTCAAGCGTAACATCAATCTTATAATCAACCGGGTTGTTATAGATCATGATCGGCAGGTCGGTTGACTTTGCAATGGTTTTAAAATATTCCACTGTTTCCCTGTCATCACTTTTGTATCGCATGGGTGGTAACAACATCAATCCTGCTGCTCCCCATGCTTTTGCATTGGCTGCCTGTTGCACTGCATCTTTCGTTGTGCTCTCTGCAATATTCATGATCACCGGAATTCTTCCGTTTAGGAATTTGATCGCATGTTTAATGAGCAATTCTTTTTCTTCAGCAGTAATGGTGCTGGCTTCGCCAAGTGAACCTCCAATGATCACACCATGCACGCCTGCGTCAAGTTGTGCCTGTAGATTCTTTTCAAACATTTGCAGATCAACTTCATCATTAGCGGTAAACGGTGTAAGTAAAGCGGGAAATACTCCTTTCCATTCAAATGACATAGTATAAAATTTTAAACGAAAGTAACCGATGCCTGAATGAAAACAGAGGCGGTTCTTAACGGATTCTTTACCGATATTAACTCGATATACTTGTATTTTTACAAAACAGGATAATATTTGCTAAAATGAAGGTTGTACAGTTTACTATACCGGTGGCAGGTGACAGTTCCATTGTGGTGCAGCACGAAGTGTTGCCGCATTTTTATGTACACCTGCACAGGCATCAGGAAATTCAGATCACCTGGATCAAAGAAGGAACAGGTACATTGGTCGCCGGTAATTACATGCAACCATTCTTGCCTGGTGATATTTATATACTCGGCGCCAATCAACCGCACCTGTTTAAAAGCGATCCTGTTTACTTTGATAAACGCAAGAAGAAAAAGGTAGAAGCACTGTCACTTTTCTTTAATCCTGCACAATTTTATGAAACTGTACTTGCATTGCCAGAAACAAAACCAATACGTCGCTTCATTGAACAGACAAACTCCGGGTTAAAAATTGCTGCTGCAGCAATCAAAAAGATTCTTGTGGAAATGCAACAGGTGCAGCAGGCAAAACAAGCGTATCGACTTTCCTATTTCATTCAGCTGTTGCAAACACTCAGCAACAGCAGAGGCAATCGGGTCCTTTCATCGGCATCAACTATTTACAGTATT
It encodes the following:
- a CDS encoding AraC family transcriptional regulator, with translation MKVVQFTIPVAGDSSIVVQHEVLPHFYVHLHRHQEIQITWIKEGTGTLVAGNYMQPFLPGDIYILGANQPHLFKSDPVYFDKRKKKKVEALSLFFNPAQFYETVLALPETKPIRRFIEQTNSGLKIAAAAIKKILVEMQQVQQAKQAYRLSYFIQLLQTLSNSRGNRVLSSASTIYSISDTEGLRMNDVYRYTMEHYTEHISLEQIAAVAHLTVQAFCRYFKKHTRKTYISFLNEIRINEACKKMTGNTAVAISSVAYECGFSSAVSFNRVFKQVTGVSPSRYMADYREQVN
- a CDS encoding dihydrodipicolinate synthase family protein, producing the protein MSFEWKGVFPALLTPFTANDEVDLQMFEKNLQAQLDAGVHGVIIGGSLGEASTITAEEKELLIKHAIKFLNGRIPVIMNIAESTTKDAVQQAANAKAWGAAGLMLLPPMRYKSDDRETVEYFKTIAKSTDLPIMIYNNPVDYKIDVTLDMFEELIECSNITAVKESTRDVTNVTRLINRFGTRLKILCGVDTLAVEELCLGADGWVAGLVCGFPKETVTIYNLVKTGKIAEAAAIYRWFMPLLELDIHPKLVQYIKLAATQAGIGSEYVRAPRLTLQGGERDRILKIINDGLAARPVL